The proteins below are encoded in one region of Acidimicrobiia bacterium:
- a CDS encoding thioesterase family protein, which yields MAHLTQVQVRFYELDPYDHLNHAVYFSYFETARIDALASVGYDLTRLKREGFHLVVAEVRARFHRPAVYGERLDITSRLVESKRVTSRWSQVAAIEGEAVATLELTGAITDADGRPRRAPAGFLEAIEPLRS from the coding sequence ATGGCCCACCTCACGCAAGTCCAGGTCCGCTTCTATGAGTTGGATCCCTACGACCATCTCAATCACGCGGTCTACTTCTCCTATTTCGAGACGGCTCGCATCGATGCTCTTGCATCGGTTGGATACGACCTCACCCGGCTGAAGCGAGAAGGTTTCCATCTCGTGGTTGCCGAAGTGCGCGCCCGGTTTCACCGCCCTGCCGTCTACGGCGAGAGGCTCGATATCACCAGCCGGCTCGTGGAGTCGAAGCGGGTAACGTCGCGCTGGAGCCAGGTAGCCGCGATCGAGGGAGAGGCGGTCGCCACCCTCGAGCTGACGGGCGCGATCACCGACGCAGACGGGCGTCCGCGGCGCGCTCCCGCCGGCTTCCTCGAAGCGATCGAACCGCTCAGATCCTGA